The following coding sequences are from one candidate division KSB1 bacterium window:
- a CDS encoding T9SS type A sorting domain-containing protein has product MRQLGYLFLVHVIFFGSVPGPNPVQAQVPHLVFGEIRSSTGSIPPLDHIAFEAHMQTRPDDRLTEGHAGQTGLLYDASPPRLLWVVQCSDFTSAWNAGELLVVEVYDKATGESASAEIVLNSEPYQDAGILPLPVRLLLFEAAWQGEEVVIRWQTTDEVECLGFLLWRTLSDEEEWTRVTDGIVPAMGGLGRTQEYRFVDRAAPRGTSCRYRLEEVSRDGTRTVLGIVAVTSPLRQPTAFQLWPLYPNPSGGNSTVRFSLAKESPACVAVVDVRGVTVRVLAEGVLAAGEHLLTWDGTDAQGRKLPAGVYFCRIVTSGEHHVEKLVRTR; this is encoded by the coding sequence ATGAGACAGCTCGGCTATCTTTTCCTGGTTCATGTGATTTTCTTCGGCTCGGTTCCTGGACCAAACCCGGTGCAGGCGCAGGTTCCGCACCTTGTTTTCGGCGAGATCCGGTCAAGCACCGGCTCCATTCCGCCGCTTGACCACATTGCCTTTGAGGCCCACATGCAGACACGGCCCGACGATCGCCTCACAGAGGGCCACGCGGGCCAGACAGGCCTTCTCTACGACGCGTCCCCCCCTCGCCTGCTCTGGGTGGTGCAGTGCAGCGATTTTACCTCTGCGTGGAACGCGGGAGAGCTCCTGGTGGTAGAGGTTTACGACAAGGCTACGGGAGAGTCGGCCTCCGCCGAGATCGTCCTGAACTCTGAACCGTACCAGGACGCGGGTATTCTGCCACTGCCTGTGCGCCTGCTGCTGTTCGAGGCTGCCTGGCAAGGAGAGGAAGTTGTCATTAGATGGCAAACCACTGACGAAGTAGAGTGCCTCGGCTTTCTCCTCTGGAGAACGCTGAGCGACGAAGAAGAGTGGACAAGGGTCACCGACGGAATAGTGCCCGCTATGGGGGGACTCGGGCGCACACAGGAGTACCGCTTCGTGGACCGTGCTGCTCCCCGTGGCACCTCCTGCCGGTATCGATTGGAGGAGGTGAGCCGAGACGGGACGAGGACCGTGCTTGGCATCGTGGCAGTCACTTCTCCCTTGCGACAGCCTACGGCGTTCCAACTCTGGCCATTGTATCCCAATCCCTCGGGGGGCAATAGCACCGTTCGCTTCTCTCTCGCAAAGGAGTCACCTGCGTGCGTGGCCGTTGTGGACGTGCGGGGGGTGACAGTACGAGTCCTGGCCGAGGGGGTCCTCGCCGCCGGCGAACATCTGTTGACCTGGGACGGCACGGATGCGCAAGGGCGCAAGCTGCCAGCCGGCGTCTA